Sequence from the Pagrus major chromosome 15, Pma_NU_1.0 genome:
GCAGAACTGTAgctaacatacagtacacagcTTAAACTTGAGCTGTCCAGTGCACCTGTCCATTAAAGCACGAGTTAACAGCACTATTAAGCTAACAGGTCCTTCAAAGCTCAGACTGTGGTGGGACAGGCTCAACACTGGAGGCAAATGGTACCTCACCAAAGGCAATGCACTCTGACAAAGGTCTCTGGGAAAAATGTCATGCTGGCAAGAAATTCAGTCACCATATTCCTATGTATGTAGCTTGACAGCAGCTTGTAAACCTTTAGGCATCAATGCACAAGGGTCAAGGGTTTGGAGGCTTATGTTGGTGTGGAAACACATAGAATAGACCTTGCCCTGGACTAGTGGTCATTTCAATTGAATAAACTGTcacaaacatttctcatttATCTTATCATTTCCTACACTTTTAGATTTGAAACTTTGCCATTAACAAGTTGCTCAAGATTGAATGGTGTTCCCACTATACTGCTATTTCATTGCTTTTTGCATTGTCCCATTCTTCCTCCCCATATGTTTCAGGTAGAGAGACCTAAACCCATAAAGTGTGGCACGTTTGGGGCCACCTCTCTTCAACAAAGACACATAGCAACTGGGGATTTTGAAGGAAATCTCAATATATGGTATTTTATTCACATCTTCTGATGTCACACCATCCGTGTCTTGCGTGGCATGAAATGCTGAAATTACTAAACGCTGACCTGACCTTGTTCTCCACAGGAATCTGGAGATGCCTGAAGTGCCCGTGTACACTGTAAAGGCCCACAAAGAGATAGTAAATAGTATTGATGGTGTTGGCGGCCTTGGGATTGGCGACGGCGCACCTGAGATAGTCACTGGAAGCAGAGATGGTAAGAACATTCAGGAAGTGTAATGTGTTtcccagtaaaaaaaaaaaaaaaaccttttcaaagCAATGACAAAAACGTCACATTTTCCTTGTGCATTACAGGGACAGTAAAGGTGTGGGATCCTAGACAGAAGGATTCACCTGTAGCCAACATGGAGCCCATAGAAGGAGAAACCAAGAGGGACTGCTGGACTGTTGCTTTTGGTGTGTAAAATCTCAGGAACTCCATCGACAgctctttcttttatttagaaATGCGACTGGTCCTCTTTCAGACAGCTGCTTTCTAAGCACACAATGATACATCACTATACACAAAAGATGGAGGAAGTGTCTCCGAGTTGTGCATAGCGAAAACAATTATCTTCCCACTCTCAGACATTGTCCTGTGCACAGAACAAAAGGACAACAAATTAACAGGCAAAGCACAACAATCCAATGAAAATGTAGCTTGTACTCTTGTCTATTTTCTGTGATCCATTCTAGTTAGTTTATATACTTACCTGATGATTTCAAATAGGCAACCAGCTTTGTAAGTGTTGCTTTTCCATCATGACTGAAAACTGTTCTCACTGCAGGACATGCCTTCAATGATCAGGaccgctgtgtgtgtgctggctaTGACAACGGGGACATCAAACTCTTTGACCTGCGGAATATGTCTCTACGGTGGGAAACCAACATTAAAAATGGGGTGAGGTGAACACTTGGATGGAAATGGTAAAACCTGTggcatgtgatttttttttttttaagcttacAATATTGCAGGggaagatttttttctcttaaattttAGTCACGTAGCCAGTGTGGCACCATagaaagaaaatcacaaacaTTTAGAGAAAAAATGGGAACTCAGACCGACAGTGACTCAGTCAACTCagctctgaaacacaaaaagtAGTCCTCATATTTAgaactgctgtttttattagGATAAACTGTCCAAACATTCATTATTTCTCCTGCACTGCAGCCTTCACTTTAATCATAACGCAGACAAGATGTGCAGACAGAACCGAAAATGACTTCCCAGCAGCATTTAGACTGTACATAAAACCACAGAGGAAGTCTGAGGTTAATGCATGTTCCCTTCACACACCATATACAAAGCAGTCTTTTTATTACACAGTCTTCACTCTTATTCAACACATCTTTAATGGAGATGAACCAGCCAGGGGTCATTATGTCCATTTCAACACAAAGTAGTTTGTGGTGGAGCCGTGCCATGTGATAGAGGGAGTGACTGTTATTCTTGCTTACATCATGTTCAGGTATGCTGTGTGGAGTTTGACAGGAAAGACATCAACATGAACAAGCTGGTGGCCACCTCACTGGAGGGAAAATTCCACGTCTTCGACATGAGGACCCAGCACCTCACCAAGGGCTTCGCCTCTGTTTCTGAAAAGGTAATTGACCTGGGTGGGGACAGCCAGACAGACGTTTGGCTCCCATGTatgggaaaaatgtcaaaaggttattattattattattacgtTTACAATTGTACGGTTCACAGGGAAAAGGGGGCACACGTCGCTTTGACCGTTTTCACAGCTGGAAGTGTTTGGGGTTGTGTTTGTCTAACATTCTCTGTGGCTTTGTGACACTGGCCAAAAATGACACAGGGccagtgaggagagagaagtgTAGCTTTTTATGGgaaaatgctcaaaaaacacacttaagTCGACATTAGGGCTACAAACCAGCTCACGAAGTGTTTGCTAGGTCTGAGAGATCAGAGGCCTCAGCTTTCTAAATATTAGTCCAGTTCTTCCGAGAGATCAACAGTTAGCACATCATGTCTCCAACCATGAATCACAGGCTGCTATTCAGACCGTCTGATTACAAGTGGACAGCtcagtacaggtgtgaatgccCGCAAGATCCAAtcaccacattcagaggtggtcttgACCgcatgtgaccacattctttGAGCAGTGTGTACTCGTGTCCTCGAGTacaagaagccacaacaacaggcagaatggattacacGCTGTCAGGTTTCCATGTGGTTTACAGCAAAGCAAATTACATGTTTGGGCTCTCTtacctgccaatgttagcagcagatgtttgtgaacacactgtctctTTCAACCGACCcaaccattgaactagtaacTGTAatttccccagactcccttcaTATATCATGCAATTTCCAAAGTTGGTGAGTGAGGAGAACTTAAAAACAGCCACAGCAGATTCTAAATCATTCCTGCCATTTATTAAATGCAATACctgaagttgtttctttcctttcaaCTGATTTTACAATTTCCactaaatttatgaaagaagagaaaacttATTTATGGTAAATCTGTCAAaatttacaaatacagtaacagTAACCAATAAAGTCTACGTCTTTATCGCTTGGTAAGAAAATCCCCGgatccctttaaaaaaaaaaaatcactaaattcTGTGTGTTGCTGAGTTAAGAGAAACTATAAATGTTGTGTAACGCTGTCTATGACAAATCCTTAATTATTTGGTCCTTCTTGTTAATTTGGTAAATGATATACATgaagttctttctttctttgtgtaaaataGAACAATGTGTCTGcttgtcccagtgatgtacatgtttatttgcatatagagcaaggaagtgagatctgatcacaagtggtccCTCGAGgtgcatgttaatgccaggtatTAACTAGAGAAAGTGGAGAGATCTGGTGATTTGAGCATCACCAGATTAAAGTGGCTGAAAGGGTTTTCTACACAGGTTTACAATGTCTGTGAAGGAGCTAGGAATGAATTTTAccattatttattgatttattttggaaaGCCAATGATCTCTGTTCTTTATTTAAGGCTCATAAGTCGACCATCTGGCAGGTGAGGCATTTGCCTCAAAACAGAGACATCTTCATGACTGCAGGGGGAGCAGGCAACTTACATCTATGGAAATAGTGAGTAACTGACCTTTAACTACAACAGTATTTCGTCCCATTTCTAAAAATGTAAGTGCTCATCATGAAGGTTGttttatcagaatcagatttcCTGCTTTATTATAAACTAATCTATATAATGTTTCTGTCATTTCCAGTGAGTATCCAGCTCACAGAAGCAAGAAGGACTCCGATGGAGTGGATGTGGGCGTAGCTGGCTCCGTCAACCTCTTACAGAACGTCACTCTGTCCACACAGCCAATCGCAAACCTGGACTGGAGCCCCGACAAGcagggcctgtgtgtgtgttcaggcttTGACCAGTCTGTCCGCGTGCTCATTGTCACCAAACTCAATGCGGTTTGAAAAAGTAGACGGATGAGGAAATTCTGTGCAGCTCGACCCAACTGAAGAGAAGTCACTGCCCTTTTATGAGGCCGAAGACAGCAATTTCCTACTGCTGGTCTGAGCAGCTGTCTATCTAGATTTTGTACAATTGATACTCATCTTTAGACTTTAATGAACTGGGGAATCCTTTGTTGAggttatgttgttttgtctctgttaAATGCGATCCCTGAAAAATGTGCTTGGCTGAGCCTGCAGGCAGTGTTCCCCTGTAGTGCAGAGAAACAACTCTGTAACACCTCTGAATCATACAGCCTCTGGCGTGGAATAACACTTTAAGGATCGAGACTTCATGTCTTTTATCTGTTTCCATTTTTGTAGGATGCTCACTGAAACACCTGTTGTTGCACTATTGTTTTGTTGAACATTGTTATATTCCAGTTTTGTCTATTGTTAAAGTTGTCGCTTTTGatatatcatttttaatgagaactctgtgttttcaaattaaatgtgcCTTTGGAGAAAAAGGTGGACATTTTCTCAGTGTCCTCTGTCCAATTTGAATGACTTCATTATGACATCAGGTTTAAGCAAAGTCAGTAAACTTCAAAAAGATCAATATAGGTGTGGCGGTGTAAAATGCTTACgggccagcccaacctacataaaaatataaacaaaaaacatgtaaatctagggggaatgcccaatgtccgctacttggacaataaaccaataaataataaataataaataaatgtgctcctacaagcctcaaggaaataaaatgtcaaactgaaggtgtataggggcTTGGGTTTCAGGGGGATccagaataaacacagtttccttACTAGAATAATGTGGGGCAGCCATGACAACACAATAGGGtctaaacagaccagagtttctggctggcaagCTAAGGGGAATGAGGTTCTGAGTGAGTCAGGGACCGAGACAGATTCAGAATGAGAAGCCACCTGGgtgccattccccacctcttttaagccttcacaaaaagggcgtcgtcacaccacgattggctgggaggggaatgccccaagctgcttccactcctcaatcaggagtcagtcgcCCCACCCTgcgcacaggtgatctgaatcccctgcagTTAGTCCAGAGAGGGATTTTGGAAAATcaacccaaaacaaagacagacaacaagtctcaaacaatgggactgctacatAGGTACTTGTTAAAGGTTCACAAGCGTTCTCATATCCAGCATTTGAACTTGAAGAAATCCTGTAGGTCCTGGTcatcctcctgtctgtcgtGGATCCTCGCGTAGACACTCTTCAGCAGCTTGGTCATCGCCTTTCCATCCAAGATGTCGATGTATTTTTCTATGCAGCCTAAAAACAGCCACATCAGAagatcacattcacacaaatgctttaacaaatgaaaagttgacatccaaaatgtcaaaattaaagctgattttcaaatcaaacatctcatatgagacacacacatatatatatatatatatatatatatatatatatatatatatatatatatatatatatatatgatgatCTCATCGAAAAGAATATGCACTGGGCAAGTCAGGTGCCCAGtgcatattcatttattcatctgaCATCATGCTGCGTGTATGCACTCTATGTAACATGTCATCTATCTGCTATCCCACAAGCTGAATGTAATACATCTCTATAAATAGCCTGTCACATGGGCCTGGCTGCATGATTTCAACACTACATTTAGACAGGTTCGGTTTGCAATTAATAGTTTGCACATGATTGGCCCCTAGATGcccccattttatttttgactaaagaaaatgagagtCAGTTCCTATTTTCTGTGGCTGAAGGTCATAATGTGCACTCTATTTACCCAGTTCTATTCACATCTGTCTCAGATATTACAAATTATATTAATCTTTCAGTCTTTTATTAAGAAGTAGAGGTATCCATTCACTTAAACTCTACAGATATTTATTCCTTGCTAGTAACTGTACTACTACTGCTCCCAAGACTAATACAACTATGTCTACAGTATTTATAATAATAGTAACAGTACTCACTTAGTCCCATGACTTTGCCATATGCTACAAGGCTGGGCCCTAGCTGCGGATGGTCGTACTGCTCCAGCATCATCAGTATGCGGACGATCTCTCCTGTGATGTAGGCATCATCGAAGCTCTGCTCGGCCGCAGGCTTCAGAGGGAACCTGCAGTACACCTCCACAGCAGCCTGAGGATCTAATGGCTCCAGCAGCTGCACAAGCTCACTGTAGGCATCGTGGACCTAAACAGTCAGTTGATTAATTAACCAGGAGTTATTTTATAGCCATTGTAAAAGCATGGAAATGGAAAGGAAATGCCTGAAATCTTAATGTAACGGATAACAACTGACCCCTGGTGCCATGGAGATGACCTCCTGGTAGAGCTGCTTCGCCTGGTCCTGGGTGTCAGCAGAGCGGGAGAGGGCGCGGGCCAGACCCAGCCGTGAAACATGAGACCTGCGGTTCACCGGACTGGACACGTTCAGTTCTGTCACAGTCGGCTCtgaaacaacaattaaaacacacagatataaaTGCCCCCTTTGATGAACCcataaagaaaaagatgttGAAAGATGCACAACTGCAAAATGTTACAATATTCTGTTCAGACATGAGAGACTTTGGGGGAAAAGTCTTTCACCTGACTATGTATGTTAATCTCAATGCTTCTGCCGTGCCTTACCCTCTACTGCCTCAGCAGTATCAGAGCAACAGTCCTGTTTAGACCTGCTGGCAGGGAGTTGGGGTTTAGGACCGTTGTTGGAAGGTTTAAAGGATTTATCTGGCTTAGTTGCTGCTCCAGCTCTCCCCCTACAGGAAAGAAAATAGAAGACAAAAGCTCTGAAACTAATACAAAAGTTTAAATTGTGCTCTCACATATACATTCAAGTGTAGTCTTCCTCCTTAAAAGCTTCTGTGAGGAAACAAACTACAGATTTGTTCCAGTGAAGCTACCCCGACTGACAAACTCTGAGTAAAAGATTGTGTTTGTACGTGACATGAATATGGAGCAGGGTAGAAGTGAGAAAAGTAAGCATCCACAGGAAATCAtccatgaataaataaatgcaagAAAACAACCACACACGACCACAGAAGAGGTCTGCCAGACGCTTGACTTAAGCAAGCCAGTGTGACTCACCTGGCTGCAGGGGTTTTGGCTGGAGGTCGGGCGGCTTTCCCTCCCCTGGTGGGGGCtgagagcgagggaggaggagctCTGGTTCCAGCTGCTGCCACCCGCCCTTGTCCAGGTCCTCCCCTGCCTCGCTTAGCTCCTCTCTTGGCCACACTGGTGTCAGAAGGCCCTTTCACTCCTGCTGGTTGGGTGGTGGACTGTTTGGCAGCTTTGTCGTTTTCAGCCTCCTGCTGGTCCCGCCACCACTTTTGTTCTGAGCAAAAAAGGAAATGGTTAATGTGGGTGTGGAGTTCATTTCCAAAAGGTAATCATAACTGTTTAATGTAAAGTGTTGAACAGCAGGGACACATTTATTGGAAAATAGGAAATACAGTCTACAGACTCACTGCTCAGCTGTTCAGGTGGTTCTCCACTCTGAGTCTTGTCTTCCAGCTCAATGCTGCCCTTGAAGCTGAGGCAGGCATCAGCTATGAATTCCTTTGACCTGTCTGAATTTGGGTTGCTGTCATATTGAGCCAGCTGTGCCAGACCCAAGAGACACAAGGCGTGGCTGTCCCGCGGTGTGGTCACTACTGCTAGCTGGCATGCCTGTAGACAGCAGTAAGGGAGCAGGGAGAAGGTACCAGTCTGATTTCTCTCACACATCAGGCACTTACAGACATAACGTTAAATGTAAAGCTGTGGTGCTTCAGTGGACAGCAACccaaatgacagaaaacaatcTAAAATCCTAATTCTGTACTCCTACCCTCTCCTGCATGTCCAACAGCTCCTGACAGGGGGCGATAGAGGTGAGGCGTATGAGAGCTGTGAGGGCCTGGCATCTCTTTGCCACCAGGGACTGCCTCTCCGTGCCAGCCTTGGCCTGGCGCTCACCCTGCTGGATCAGCCTCTGGAGCAGGGCAAATTGAGCATCCAGGAGCACCCACTCCAGCTGCCCGCTCGCCTCGCcacgacacacacactgactcacactcTGGGCAGTCAGCACTGCTACCCTGAAGCATTCCAGCACAGAGACAAGCACGCACAGTTTTAACACTTCTTAAACTGGGTCATACTGGTGTGAATGCTGAGACTTTTGATGAGATGAGTGAGACAGCTAATTGGAGCTGAGatccaacacaaacactgagtagaaaagaaaatataaaagtcaaattatgacTCAAACAGAACTTTTGGTTTGTAACATACGTGTGATAAACCTGTTTTGCACTCATGGCCTTCCCAGACAGCGtgttcctctgctgcagctggccCAGAGAGAGAAGGCCTCGCAGGAACTGTGTGTTGAGGCTGGACAGAGGGTCTGATGGATCCTGCTCCACCCAGCTAGAGACAAAACCATGAAAACTAATGGCAACAGAGAAAAATCCAAGAGCTCCTTGATTTTAAATCATAACGACTGGCTGTTATTTCAACTAGTAAAGAattaaatctttaaatcttCGCCCCCTTTTTTCCGTTTGCCAGAATTTGGATTTTCAGGCTTCGTTAACTGACAGAAATGGTAGAAAATCCAAATCTAGGCCTTCAAATatcataaaatgtattcatgtctGACACTGCAGATGATGTATCATCTATGTGGCCTATGACAGTGTTTTCACTATCCTACTCTCGCTCCTGCAGGCTTTAACAGACAGCCTGTTACATTACTGACACCGTCGTGCCCTTACATTCTCTTACTAAACGCATCCACTTCCACCTCCACCatacacacgcaaacacacacacacacactcacacacacacacacacacacacacacaaatatgcaaacCTCTTGCTGCAGCGCTGGCTGACAAAGTGCTCCAGTCCCTGCTGTAAGAACAGAGCAGCCTCCTTCTCTGTGTCCTCGGAGGCTTTCTGTTCTTGCTGCAGCAGAGCCAGCCCTGTGAAGTATCTGACAAAATGAAGGCAACACAGGAGAGATGTTGAAGACAAGACTAGCTCTGCCTGTACATTTACAGGCTAATCTAGACTGTGTTTACCCTGTTGGAATGCCAGACCtgcaagtttgttttttcactttctaaCCCCTGTATGAGAATATGATATCATATAGGGGTTATGGGGGAGTGGACATTTGAAAAGCAGGTTGAGAAGTTGGCGTAAGGGTTACAGAGAAAAATGACATGACTGCTTTCACCTCTTTAGCAACAAGTCAACACTTGAGCTCCAGTTTGAACAAAAGGTTGCTTTTGGGTTTTTAACAGgagctgaaatatttattttttcattggCTGCCTGTGAGAATCAATTTCAAGATTAATTGCTTGTCAGACACAGCACGGCTTTGCTTCTAATTAGACTGCTCTCCAACGGTTATATTTCAGTTGAGTTTTTTAAGGTGATTAACCTACTACAGCACTGTGGATAACTTTTAATCACTTGTGGTTATTGTTACTACTATTACATCTACTGACAATACAAATTCTTCTTCTACTACCAACAACACTTCTATGACCCTACCTGAGAGCAGGATGAAGGGGGCGCAGTGCCAGGCCGCTCTGGAGGTGCTGCAGGGCTTCCCTGCTCCtgccctgcagcagcagcagtcttcCTACATGGAGGTTGTACTCCCAGCTGTCAGGACTCAAAGACCAGGCATCCAGGTACTTCATCAGGGCCCGGTGGACAGAGGTCTCTTCATCCTGCATGGCTGCACTGTTATCCTGCAACAAGAGGGGTGAAAGTTCAGTTTCACCTGCCATATATATTGATTAGTAATCATTGTATTTGTAAGTTGTGGCAGTTTCTACTGTTTCCAGTTACCTTGCCAGTTTTCTTGGAGAGCCAGATGTAGAGTGTCTGGACATAGTCTGCTTTGCTGGACTGTCCCTGCTCTTTGAGCAGCTGATACTCTTTATCCAAGGCCTGCAGCTGGTTTTGTACAGTCGGTGTGCCAAGGTAACCGTGGAGTTTGCACACAGCCAGGATGTCATCCTGACGTGCTGTTGACTTGGCATCGCTTAAATcatctttgtctctgtcagcCTGGAGAGGAAGGAACGCAAAGGTGAGAGGTTGCTTTAACTGTTCTCATATAAATAGGGACCATTTTCGGCAATAATATGATTCATTAtcagcattaaaaaatgtagacTTAAATGTCCAAGTCACCAAGTCTATCAGGCGTGATCCTTGAAGGCTATTCTGTCCTGAGCAGctgccaggtgtgaatgtgtttgaaaaaaaattccTTGAACAAAAACGTTTAAAGAAGCTTTCTAGTCACGTACATTTTGCTGCTACTCGGCTTTTGTGCAAATCTTCACAACACGCCAAGCAAAGACCTTGTACCTTCCTCTGCAGGCCGTACATCTCTTTAGCGTAGTGCTGCTCCTCCAGAACGAAACCCAGCAGGAAGTGGAGTCTGGCGTCTCTGGAGCTGAGTCTGATAGCTGAGGCATAGTAGACAGCAGCCTGCTCCAAGCTATGCAGAGGAGACTGGCCGTCCTCATACTCCAACATGTCCCCTGTGGCGATAAACACTGTAGTATATAATATGCATATAAGACCAGAGAGTATTTGCATATATTTGTGAGGGAATCTGCATCAATATagagctgaaaaacaacatttcaatgTTGTGCTTTGTACTACAGGCAACACCACGTTGAGATTTAGATTTACATAATGTAATTCTCTCTATAGACAGTGGAGCTATCATAACATATATCTGTTGAGGGTAAGATTTAACTGATGTCAAAAAAATAGGGATGTGTTAGCTAAAAGATTGTATATCAGAATCCAAACTACTACTTTGTTATTTGCTTTATTGGTTTGAGAATGAGGCTTTTTAGTTCCTAATTTTTTGGAACGCTGCTTGCTTGCTCGCAGCACTGTCATCCATCAGCGAAAAGCTGCAGTGCCAGCTGAGCAGGGAGAATTCATTCCAGAAACGACAGGCTGGAAAGCCAGAAATCTCAGCATCTGGCAAGAAAGCTTTTATTGAGTGATTATTTCACATTATCAAAATTTGAAGTCTTATTACTCCACTTGAAGAAGACGAAGAAATTGAACTAAGCTCTGAGTCATTCAGAATTTAGAGATTTAATtccaaaagaacaaaaaacaaggtAATAAACTTTGACACAAATGAATTAGGCGACAGAAACCAATTGCTGacatggataaaaaaaaaaaaaaaactcaactttAGCAATTCTTCTTAGGGCTCAACTCAGTTGTTTGTCTACATGCcagacagttaaaaaaaaaatcaataaatgagtAGCATCAGTTGCTTTAATGAGTAGACGACTTTAACTGTCAGTATTTGAAAACACTGGATAATATGATCCACGACATTTAAGTATTAACATGAGTTTTAATCATGATAACTGACAACAGACTGTAGTGATGGTCAGAACAGACAAACAGCCACTTCAACATATTTCTTTCCTGTGTTACACTCTCTCTTTACTTGGGCACGAACACTTCACAGGATCAACCATTTGGCCgccttctctctttcacttaCGAATGATTGCATGCGTCCTTTGCATTAAATATTCAGAGAGTGCAGCTTGCCTTGGCAAGAGCACCCTTTATCTGTCAGATTGCACTGGCGTCACAGCTTTTATATTCCAGATAATACCGCACAACACACCCAACAAACCTATTCTGCATATGCTGCTGTGTTAAAATCCACCAATTTATAAAATCCTTTAACTAGATGAAAAAAGTCCACTTGTCAGTCATCTTCCTCCTTGCAGCTTGATCCAGTCAGACAAAAAAAGCTTGTTTATATTTCAAGAATTGTAGATTAACTGTCTCTAAAGCTTTCTATGTAATACCaactctctatctctctctctctctctctctgccactggTATTACTTTTCCGTTCGGTTCCAGTGACTTTCATTCAGTCCTGGGATCACTCTCGGATGTCACATCTCAGAGTCATCAAACAATTAGTGAGGCAGGAGTAGCTGGGAACGGATGAGCAGTAACTTGAGTGCCTGGCACGTCAGATAGAGGAGGAAGCTCAAGAGGCAACCGCTAACTATCtcattttcatgtatttttcaaTGGCTGAAGCTGA
This genomic interval carries:
- the dnaaf10 gene encoding dynein axonemal assembly factor 10: MSSPLSKPQIIAHIQKSLNYTVFDSKWIPCSAKFVCLGNFPRGTGVMQIYEVQHGEAQLVKEVERPKPIKCGTFGATSLQQRHIATGDFEGNLNIWNLEMPEVPVYTVKAHKEIVNSIDGVGGLGIGDGAPEIVTGSRDGTVKVWDPRQKDSPVANMEPIEGETKRDCWTVAFGHAFNDQDRCVCAGYDNGDIKLFDLRNMSLRWETNIKNGVCCVEFDRKDINMNKLVATSLEGKFHVFDMRTQHLTKGFASVSEKAHKSTIWQVRHLPQNRDIFMTAGGAGNLHLWKYEYPAHRSKKDSDGVDVGVAGSVNLLQNVTLSTQPIANLDWSPDKQGLCVCSGFDQSVRVLIVTKLNAV